One region of Mycteria americana isolate JAX WOST 10 ecotype Jacksonville Zoo and Gardens chromosome 17, USCA_MyAme_1.0, whole genome shotgun sequence genomic DNA includes:
- the LOC142418077 gene encoding uncharacterized protein LOC142418077 isoform X2 gives MVKLHGGSAEVLVATSDLLSQRGHDEERAAHVHGWGQQDGEGDSGRWHVGRGEVRRAVPGAARCRALGRWDGRGPAPGTWSRLEHLTPGWGLIFYANSCLQRARCCGSWYCRARRRAAERLPALKASSDRARGRAGWLQPARRGTARLCPPRAPPSLCAAEAPGQGSAAGGTWPSPATAWVRGIRAGNTARLCRSPCWRPSPVRPGLRLSKPRASSGARATEPPSPRGDGQGAPARDAARSLLPCPLTVKLSKPPSSEAVCLQLDRSSASPACLLRFLILGVGLSKSRAEPPRDQGEAGGASSSKFLFFFLSFFFFPSSFTLHTKPGYDETPAPSCSQHSCTAHAGNNCPWWSSASCRVI, from the coding sequence GGCACGATGAGGAGAGAGCAGCCCACGTGCATGGATGGGGACAGCAGGACGGGGAAGGTGACAGTGGCCGTTGGCATGTGGGGCGAGGGGAGGTAAGGCGCGCGGTTCCCGGAGCGGCGAGGTGCAGGGCGTTGGGACGTTGGGATGGGAGAGGACCAGCCCCGGGCACGTGGAGCCGCCTGGAACATCTCACACCTGGCTGGGGTTTAATTTTTTATGCAAACTCCTGTTTGCAGCGCGCACGGTGTTGCGGTTCCTGGTATTGCAGAGCACGGAGGCGAGCTGCTGAGCGGCTGCCTGCGCTGAAAGCCAGCTCTGACCGAGCAAGGGGgagagctggctggctgcagccggcacggcgcggcacggcacggctctgCCCGCCGAGGGCTCCGCCGTCCCTGTGTGCCGCGGAGgcgcccgggcagggcagcgcggCAGGTGGCACTTGGCCGTCACCGGCCACAGCCTGGGTACGTGGGATCCGGGCTGGCAACACGGCGAGGCTTTGCAGATCTCCGTGCTGGAGACCATCTCCTGTAAGACCTGGCCTCAGGTTATCGAAACCCAGAGCGTCCTCCGGGGCGAGGGCCACAGAGCCCCCCAGCCCGcgtggggacgggcagggggCTCCAGCACGGGACGCAGCCCGCTCCTTGCTCCCGTGCCCTCTCACTGTGAAGCTTTCCAAGCCGCCCAGCTCAGAGGCTGTTTGTCTTCAGCTTGACCGTTCCTCCGCCTCCCCCGCCTGTCTCCTCCGCTTCCTCATTCTCGGTGTCGGGTTGAGCAAGAGCAGAGCGGAGCCTCCTCGGGATCAGGGTGAGGCCGGGGGGGCCTCCAGTTccaagttcctttttttttttctctctttttttttttttccctcctccttcactcTGCACACAAAGCCGGGCTATGATGAAACTCCAGCTCCGTCTTGCTCGCAGCATTCATGCACAGCACATGCTGGAAATAATTGTCCTTGGTGGAGCTCTGCAAGCTGCAGAGTGATTTAA